The genomic region ATATGCGTGTCACTGTGGGGTTCTTGTTGGTCACCACGTCAATAAAGCCGGGATCTTGATGGGTGAAGCCGTTGTGATCCTGGCGCCAGACCGTGGAGCTGATAAGTAGGTTGAGTGAGGAGATAGGAGCCCGCCATTGCACCGCCTGGCATTTGCTCAACCACTTGGCGTGCTGATTGACCATCGAATCGATAATGTGCATGAAGGCTTCGTAGCTGTTGAGCAGGCCATGGCGGCCCGTGAGCAGATAGCCCTCCAACCAGCCCTCCAGGGTGGTCTCGCTGAGCATCTCCATCACCCGGCCGTCGGGTGCGATCTCGGTCCCGTCGGCATCCTCGGGCAGGCGTTGCGCCAGCCAGGTCTTTTTGGAGGCTTGGTAGATTGCCTGCAAATGGTTGGAGGCGGTTTCGTCGGGACCGAAAACGCGAAAGCGCTGCATGTTGTCGCGCATCACGTCGCGCAGAAATTTACCCAGGATATAAGTGTTCTCTGCCTCCATGCGGCCGGGATGATCGACCGTGACGGCGTAATTACGAAAATCGGGCAAGCGCAGGGGTTCGCGCAAAAGGCCGCCGTTGGCATGAGGATTTGCGCTCATGCGCCGAGTGCCACGCGGGGCCAATTCGCGCAATTCGGGGATCAGGCGGCCTTGCTCGTCGAACAGCTCTTGCGGCCGGTAAGAGCGCATCCATTGCTCGAGCAGACGCAGATGGGCTGGGTTGGTGGTAACATCGGGAATCGGCACCTGGTGCGCGCGCCAAAACCCCTCCAAATGATGGCCATCCAGTTCTTTGGGGGCGGTCCAGCCTTTGGGGGTGCGTAAAATAATCATTGGCCAAGCCGGCCGAGTGGGGTTGTCGTGGCTGCCACGTGCCTGGGCTTGGATGGCGCGGATGCGCCCGATCGCACGCTCCAGGGCGGCCGCCATCTTTTGATGCATCGTGGGCGGATCGTCGCCCGCCACCTCTTCCGGCGCATAGCCGTAACCCACCATCAATTGGTGCAGATCAGCGGGAGGGATGCGGGCCAGAATCGTGGGGTTGGCGATTTTGTAGCCGTTGAGGTGGAGGATCGGCAGCACGGCGCCGTCGCGCACCGGATTGAGGAACTTGTTGGAATGCCAGGAGGTGGCCAGCGGCCCGGTCTCCGCTTCGCCGTCACCTACCACCACCGCGGCGATCAGCTCGGGATTATCCATCACCGCCCCGTAGCCGTGGGCCAGGCTGTAACCCAGCTCACCGCCTTCGTGAATGGAGCCCGGCGTTTCCGGCGTGCAATGGCTGCCAATTCCGCCGGGAAAGGAAAACTGGCGGAAAAACTGAAGCATCCCGCGCTCATCCTGACTGCAATCCGGATATACCTCGGAATAGGTGCCTTCTAAATAGCCGTTGGAAAGCATCGCGGGCGCGCCGTGGCCGGGTCCCGAGATGTAGATCATGTCAAGATCCAGCTTCTGGATCAGGCGGTTGAGATGGAGCCAGACGAAAGTTTGGCCCGGGTCCGAACCCCAATGGCCCAGCAATCGCGCCTTGATCTGATCTGCGGCCAGGGGCTTCCTCAAAAGCGGGTTGTCGCGCAAGTAGAGCATTCCCACACACAGGTAATTGGCCGCCCGCCAATAGGCGTCGATTTTGGACAACTCGGCGTGCGCAAGCGGCGCGGCGGCAACATTAAGAGCTTCTTCTGCCATCTTCTGCGCTCTCCCAGGCTGATTGGATTTGAGTATAACGCCTGTCGGTGCACCCGTGGTATGCTTATTTTGTTGCGCCTTGGGCCGGGCGTGGCTTAGTCACGGCGCAAGCCAGGGGAGACGGGTTGGCGATGGAAGCGGCGGCCGGCGTAGCCGGCCAAGTGCACCAATTCTATGCGGTGGCGTTCGTCGAGAATCTCTCCCTACGTCAGCTTGTCGAGGCCTTCCCCAAGGCTCGCGTGAGCGCCCACGAGCTACACCAGAGCTTGACCCCACAAGGCGGCTTCTTCATCTATCCTTTTGGCGCCGTGGTGACCTACGATCTCACCGCCGAGCAGCGCGAGAGCGCGCTGGCGCGGCTCCATCGCGCGCGGCCCGGTCTGACCACCCAGGTCGTCCGGGAAGAATATACGGTGGTGGAAGACCCGGCCCGTAATATCGGAATC from Candidatus Binataceae bacterium harbors:
- a CDS encoding phosphoketolase family protein — protein: MAEEALNVAAAPLAHAELSKIDAYWRAANYLCVGMLYLRDNPLLRKPLAADQIKARLLGHWGSDPGQTFVWLHLNRLIQKLDLDMIYISGPGHGAPAMLSNGYLEGTYSEVYPDCSQDERGMLQFFRQFSFPGGIGSHCTPETPGSIHEGGELGYSLAHGYGAVMDNPELIAAVVVGDGEAETGPLATSWHSNKFLNPVRDGAVLPILHLNGYKIANPTILARIPPADLHQLMVGYGYAPEEVAGDDPPTMHQKMAAALERAIGRIRAIQAQARGSHDNPTRPAWPMIILRTPKGWTAPKELDGHHLEGFWRAHQVPIPDVTTNPAHLRLLEQWMRSYRPQELFDEQGRLIPELRELAPRGTRRMSANPHANGGLLREPLRLPDFRNYAVTVDHPGRMEAENTYILGKFLRDVMRDNMQRFRVFGPDETASNHLQAIYQASKKTWLAQRLPEDADGTEIAPDGRVMEMLSETTLEGWLEGYLLTGRHGLLNSYEAFMHIIDSMVNQHAKWLSKCQAVQWRAPISSLNLLISSTVWRQDHNGFTHQDPGFIDVVTNKNPTVTRI